In Fusobacterium hwasookii, a single window of DNA contains:
- a CDS encoding 2-hydroxycarboxylate transporter family protein, producing the protein MAKKNFKELFDPRESKWGGISLPMFLCALIVVAIIVYVPFGLDKEGNPGSFLRPNFLIMFSALAVFGLLFGEIGDRIPFWNDYIGGGTILVFFMAAVFGTYNLVPENFMKAVNIFYGKQPVNFLEMFIPALIVGSVLTVDRKTLIKSISGYIPLIIIGVIGASAGGIAVGLIFGKNPIDIMMNYVLPIMGGGTGAGAVPMSEMWASKTGRPASEWFGFAISILSIANVFAILCGALLKKLGEARPSLTGNGELLIDNTKEAVRDKEVDVKPELTDTTAAFILTGVLFMVAHILGEVWESLDLGFDLHRLVFLILLTMFLNIANVVPDKIKAGAKRMQTFFSKHTIWILMAAVGFTTDVKEIIAAAAPSNILIALAIVLGAVGLIMLVARKMKFYPVEAGITAGLCMANRGGAGDVAVLGAADRMELMSFAQISSRIGGAMMLVLGSVLFSFFAS; encoded by the coding sequence TCATTGTCTATGTTCCTTTTGGATTAGACAAAGAAGGTAACCCTGGAAGTTTTTTAAGACCAAATTTCTTAATCATGTTCTCAGCTCTTGCTGTGTTTGGTTTACTTTTTGGTGAAATTGGAGACAGAATACCTTTCTGGAATGATTATATTGGTGGAGGAACTATCTTAGTTTTCTTTATGGCAGCTGTTTTTGGAACTTATAACCTTGTTCCTGAAAACTTTATGAAGGCAGTAAATATTTTCTATGGAAAACAACCTGTAAACTTCTTAGAAATGTTTATTCCAGCATTAATTGTTGGTTCTGTTTTAACAGTTGATAGAAAAACTCTTATTAAATCAATAAGTGGATATATCCCTTTAATCATAATTGGAGTTATTGGAGCATCAGCTGGTGGAATAGCTGTTGGACTTATCTTTGGAAAAAATCCTATTGATATTATGATGAACTATGTACTTCCAATAATGGGTGGAGGAACAGGAGCTGGAGCTGTACCTATGTCTGAAATGTGGGCTTCTAAAACTGGTAGACCTGCATCAGAATGGTTTGGATTTGCTATTTCTATCTTAAGTATAGCTAATGTTTTTGCAATATTATGTGGTGCTTTACTTAAAAAATTAGGAGAAGCTAGACCTAGTTTAACTGGTAATGGAGAACTTCTTATAGATAATACAAAAGAAGCAGTAAGAGATAAAGAAGTAGATGTTAAACCTGAACTTACAGATACAACTGCTGCATTTATTTTGACAGGAGTTTTATTTATGGTAGCTCATATCTTAGGAGAAGTTTGGGAAAGTCTTGACTTAGGATTTGATTTACATCGTTTAGTATTTTTAATTCTTCTAACTATGTTCTTAAATATTGCTAATGTAGTTCCTGATAAAATTAAAGCTGGAGCGAAAAGAATGCAAACATTCTTCTCTAAACATACAATTTGGATACTAATGGCTGCTGTTGGGTTTACAACAGATGTTAAAGAAATTATAGCAGCTGCTGCACCTTCTAATATATTAATTGCTCTTGCAATAGTTTTAGGTGCTGTTGGACTTATTATGTTAGTTGCTAGAAAAATGAAATTCTATCCTGTTGAAGCTGGTATAACTGCTGGACTTTGTATGGCAAACAGAGGTGGAGCTGGAGACGTTGCAGTTTTAGGTGCTGCTGATAGAATGGAACTTATGTCATTTGCTCAAATATCTTCTCGTATTGGAGGAGCTATGATGCTAGTGCTTGGTTCTGTATTATTTAGTTTCTTTGCATCATAA